A window of Microbispora hainanensis genomic DNA:
CGTCATCAGGTCGACGTCCTCGACCCGCGCGCGGTAGTCGGCGAAGCTCTCCCGCAGGCACTCCAGGTAGGCAAGCAGCGACCGGTCCACGTCCGCGATGTCGTACGCCGGGGAGGGCCGGGCGGTGTCGAGCGTCTCGAAGCTGTAGAGGCCGAAGGCCCCGGGGTCGAGGGCGAGCACCCGCGGGTCGTCGCCGACCAGCATGGCGACCGCGCCGCTGCCGGTGGCCGGCTCGGCGTACTCCGCCCGTTCGTCGGCCAGCGCGACGTCGGTGGCGATCACCAGCGCGCGGGCGCCCGGCGAGACGTCCGACGCGACATAGGAGGCGGCCAGGCGCAGCGCTGCCGTCGCCGAGTAACACGCCTGCTTGACTTCCAGCAGCCGGCAGTGCCGGCCGAGGCCGAGGTGCTCGTGCACGTACGACGCGACCGACTTGCTGTAGTCGACCCCTGACTCGGTGGCCGTGATGAGGAACTCGACGCTGTCGCGTTCCTCCTCGCCGAGCCGCTCCAGCAGGGGTGCGGCGGCGTTGACCGCGTTGGTCACCGGGTCCTCGAACGGCAGCGCCACCGCGCGGCGCGCCATCATGAGGTTGCCGAACCTGCCGGTGTCGAGCCCCCGCCCGGCGAACAGCTCGGCGACCGGCACGCACGCCACGCCGCCGTACACGTTGAGGGACTCGATGCCGGTGAGCCGGTCTGTCATCGTCGGCCCTGCCCTTCCTTGATCGACGCGGTCCGCCCGGCGGCGCCGGGGCGCTCGTCACCGGCTCCGAGGCGGAGGAAGCCGGCCAGTGCGTGGTTCACCTCTTCCGGGTGTGTGACGCAGGGGAAGTGGCCCGCGTCGGGGATCTCGACGTACCGCGCGTCGGGGATGAGGCCGTGCAGCAGATGCGCGGTCTTGAGCGGGATGACCGAGTCGTGGCGGCCCTGGACGATCAGCGTGGGCACCGAGATACCCGGCAGCCGGCCGAGCAGGTCGGGCTCGGCCGCGAAGACGTCGAGGTAGCGCAGGCCGATCCGCGGGTCCATGCTCTCGCAGCGCAGCAGCGCCGCCTCCAGGTCGTCCCGCTGCTCGCGGATCCGGGCCGACCCCGATCCGGCGACGATGTGGTCGAGGTCCTCGGCCACCACGCGTTCCAGCCGGTTCACGGCGCCGGCACGGTTGGCGTACTTGTACGACCCGCAGATGATCGACAGGGACGCGGTGGCCTCGGGATGCCGCAACGCGAAGTTCTGCGCCAGCAGGCTGCCGAACGACGCGCCGGCGACGTGGACCGGGAACTCCACCCCGAGGCGGCGCAGGACGTCGAAGTGCAGGGCGGTGATGCCGTCGAGGCTGATGTCGCCGTCCGCGGTGGTCGCGCCGACCCCGGGGTGGTGGATCACCACGACCCGGCACCGCCCGGCCAGGTCGCGGAACTGCCGGGCGAACACCCCCGCGCCCATGTTGAACGGATGCATCAGCAGCAGCGTCGGGCCCTCGCCCGCGCTGAGCACCTCGACCTGCCCCCCAACGTACGCCACGAGCGTGCGCCGGACACCGGGAGCGGCCTCCCGCACCGCCGCCCAGTTCTGGTCGGCCGGGCGGTAGCCCTCGCGCAGCACGTCCTGGATGTCGGACGGCACCTCCCCGGCGGGACGGTAGGCGGCGCGGGCGGCGTCGAGGGCCGTGACCGGCTCCTCGGCCGTCACCAGGCACGGCACCTCGGCGGCGGAGCCGAACAGCCCGGTCAGCCGCTCGGCGACGAGATCGATCTCGGCCTTGCCGTAGCCCAGGGGGACGGCGAGCCGGACCAGCCGGTCGCCCGCGAGGTGCGGCCCGCCGCGCACACCGGTCTCGCGGAACATCCAGGCGAGGAACGACGGCACCGGATGGGGCAGACCGGCGAGGTGGTCCATGCGGGACAGGTCGAGCAGCAGGCAGTGCCCGCCGGGGGG
This region includes:
- a CDS encoding hydroxymethylglutaryl-CoA synthase family protein codes for the protein MTDRLTGIESLNVYGGVACVPVAELFAGRGLDTGRFGNLMMARRAVALPFEDPVTNAVNAAAPLLERLGEEERDSVEFLITATESGVDYSKSVASYVHEHLGLGRHCRLLEVKQACYSATAALRLAASYVASDVSPGARALVIATDVALADERAEYAEPATGSGAVAMLVGDDPRVLALDPGAFGLYSFETLDTARPSPAYDIADVDRSLLAYLECLRESFADYRARVEDVDLMTTFDLLALHTPFAGMVKAGHRKLLREFTAATPAEIEADFERRVGPSLTYPGEVGNLFSGSLYLALAAALDTARPAAPLRVGLFSYGSGCSSEFFSGVADQRSAEEVAAMDIAGRLSARAELTFAEYLEVLPENMRCLVPERDRKVDVAAYEHLLDRCADRRPMLALRAVEDHHRRYEWI